GTTTGATAAGAATTTTTTCGGACAGGCTTTTTTAACGAAAGACGTTTCAGAAAAGTATAAATTTCAATTAAAAGGAAAATTTGCTTACGATTACACGCATTACATTGCAAGAGATACAACCAATGTTTTAGGCGAAACCGTAACGGAAGGCGTTCAGTCTGATGACAGCTATTACCAGCAGGAAACTTATTTTTCGGCAGTCAATATGTACAGCATTTTACCTACTTGGGATGTTTCACTTTCAACCGATTTTCAATACAATAAATTAAACGCAACGAGAAGAGGAATCCAGACACAGTTTTCTTTTCCAACACGTTATACCGCATTGGTTTCTTTGGCAACTTCCTATCGATACGAAGGTTTTAAAGTTTTAGGAAATGTCTTGGCCACAAGAGTAATTGAAGAAGTAAAATACAACACCAAAGCACCCAATAAAACCGAATTTACTCCTGCATTATTCCTCGGTTATACTCCTTTCAAAAAATACGATTTTAATCTGAGAGCGTTTGCCAAACGTATTTTCAGAATGCCCACCTTTAATGATTTGTATTACACCATGGTCGGTTCAAGCACTTTGCGACCAGAATATATGAATCAGTATGATGTTGGTTTTACCTATAATTTTCCTGTAAAAGAAAGTTTTCTGGATAAGTTTTCCATTCAGGCAGATGTTTATTATACCTATACGAAAGACAAAATTGTAGCCGCGCCGACAGGAAATCTATTCCGCTGGATGATGACGAATATTGGTCAGGTAAAAGGAAAGGGAATTGAAACCGTTGTGAATTTGGGAACGCATATTCACAAAGTAAATCTGGATGCCAATTTGACTTATACCTATTCTCAAAGTCAGGATTTTACCAAAGTTTCTGGTTTGCAAATGTCTTCTTATGGCGATCAGATTCCGTACACGCCTTGGCACAGCGGTTCAGGAATTTTAAATGCGGGTTATGAATCCTGGAATTTCAATTACAGTTTTATATACGTTGGAAAACGCTACAACGGAAACGTCAACAATATCAAAGTAAACGAAGTACAGCCTTGGTACACACATGATATGGCCGTTCAAAAATCTTTCCTCCTCAATAAATACAAATTAAATGCTACGGTAGAAGTCAATAATGCATTCAATCAGCAATACGAAGTGATTTACAATTATCCAATGCCGGGCAGAACGTTCAAATTTATAATTGGTTTTGAGTTATGAAAAAGGGTTTTATAAAAATAATAATTAGCTTATTTACAGCTATAGTATTGGTTTCCTGCAGGGAAGATGAAACAATATTTCTGTCTTCAGATACGAATGTTGCCGTGCCTACAAATGACGGCAATATTGAAGGTTTTTATCTGCTGAATGAAGGCAATATGGGAATGAACCGAGCGAGTATTGATGTTTTCAATTACAGAACAGGAAATTATACCACTGATGTTTATTCCGAAAGAAATCCTTCAGTTGTAAAAGAATTGGGCGATGTTGGAAACGATATTCAAATCTATGGTAATAAGGTTTATGCCGTTATAAATGTCTCCAACAAAGTAGAAGTTTTAGAAAAATGGACGGCAAAACGAATCAAGAAAATTGATATTCCAAATTGTCGTTATGTGACTTTTTACAAAGACAAGGCTTATGTAAGTTCCTATTCTGGGCCAGTTGCTATTAATCCGAATGCTGAAATTGGTTTTGTTGCCGAAATCGATACGACTTCTTTAGAAATAAAAAGAAAAGTGACAGTTGGTTATCAGCCAGAACAAATGGTCGTGCATAACGGAAAATTATATGTAGCGAATTCAGGCGGTTATCGTGTTCCAAATTACGATCGAACGGTTTCGGTTATTGATTTAGAGACTTTCACAGAAATTAAAAAAATAGATGTTGGCATTAATCTCTACAGCATGGAGATTGACAGCCGTGGCGATATTTATGTGAGTTCACGAGGCGATTACTACAATACACAACCCAACCTTTTTGTGATTGATACCAAAACAGACGAGAAGAAAATGCAACTCGATATTCCGGCTTTAGGAATGTGTCTGGTTGATGATCTACTTTATTATTACAGTGTTTCTTGGAGTTATCTCACGAACAGCAACAAGATTACGTATGGAATTTTGGATACCAAAACCAAAAAGATAATCAGCGATAAAATCATTACGGACGGAACCGACAAAAAAATCATGATTCCGTATGGACTTCAGGTCAATCCCGAAACCAAAGAAATTTATATAACCGATGCCCAAAATTATGTGGTAACGGGTTATATCTATTGTTTTACACCAGACGGCCGATTAAAATGGAAAACTACAGCGGGAAATATTCCTGCGCATATTGCTTTTATAACCAAAAAATAAAGATATGAATCAGAGATTTTTAAAGTATTGTCGATTAATAGTATTGGCTTTTGTTGCGTTGCTATTTTTAAACTGTTCAGGCGGAGATAATGACAATCCGGATTCTGGCGGAGAATCGGTAACGAACGAATTTAAAACCACGCGTTTTTCAATTATTAGTTTGAGTGCTAAAACAAATGTGAGCGCTGATGCCCTTTACAATTGGACAGTTGAAAGTGTTTCTTCAGAGAATTATTCTTTGGTCAACACCACTTCAAAAGAAGCTTTGTTTGCCTCAACTGCTGAAGGAACGTATGAATTTAAAGTTGTTATTACAGATAAAGGAACAACTCAGACTCAAAAAGTGATGGTAATTGTCACGGCTGAAACGAAAGAATTAAAAACATTTATTTCGAAAGTGTTCGAATTTAAACCTGCGCCAGGGCAATTTGTAAATGATCTTCCTGTGGCCAATGACGGCGACACGGCTGATAGAGTTTTAACAAGAGCCAATTCGTATTTGGCAAAGAAAAACGGCGATCTTATTTCGCTTGGTGCTTTTGGCGGTTATGTGGTTTTTGGTTTTGACCACAGTATTGTAAACCTAAAGGGAAAACGTGATTTTAGGGTTTTAGGTAATGCTTTTTGGGCAGAAGCCAATCCGAATCAGAATGCGGAATTACGCGGCGGAAGCAGTGAAGCGGGAGTTATCATGGTTTCTTATGATAAAAATAAAAATGGACTTCCGGATGACGAATGGTACGAAATTGAAGGTGCCGGCCATAAAATGGAAAAAACAATCCGCAACTACGAAATAACGTATTACAGGCCAGATCCTAATAAAATTCCAGTTCCGGGCGGTGGAACAGGAACGGTAACTTTTACCGATTTGGAATACATCTACTGGAAAGACAATCAGGGAAAAGACGGTTATCTGGCACAGAATAATGCTTACAATCATTCCTTGGAATATTGGCCGAAATGGCTGAAAGATCAGGCTTCTATTACTTTCAAAGGTACAAGATTGCCAGATAATGCTGTTGATGAAAGCGGTAACGGAAGTTATTATGTTCAATATGCCTTTTTATACGGTTATGCAGACAATGCTCCCAATAATGATGACGATTCGGCAATCGACATTGATTGGGCAATTGACAGCAGTGGTAAAAAAGTACAGCTTCCGGCCATAGATTTTGTAAAAGTGTACAATGGACTTAATCAGCAGGCGGGCTGGCTTGGAGAAACTTCAACCGAAATTATGGGAGCAACTGATCTGCATCTTTCAGGAGAAAATATTCCAACGAGATAATTTTAACTAGTATCAAATCAATTTATTATAATCATTTTATGAAAAAAAAAGTTACCCAATTTTTATTGCTGGGATTTGCATTCGCCTTTATTGGATGCAGCAGTGATGATAAAGATGAAAACGCTAATGTGATCGACATTACGCTTCAAGAAAAATATGAAACGCCAACCTTTACGGTTTTAGATATTACAGCTTCGGATGCTGGAGCCACTGCTAAATACGAGTGGATTATGACTAAAAATCCAGTAAACCAAGTAACAGATTCAATTGTTGGAGATACAAAAGATTTAAGGTTTACAGCCATTTATGCAGGTTCTTATGAATTTACATTGAACGTAACAGCAGATAATAAAAAAGGAAGTAAAAGTACAATTGTAACAGTTGTCAACGAAGCTTCAAATTTCAATCCGTACATCACTAAAATTTTTGATTTTGATCCCGCTCCTGGAATGCTTGCCAACGATATTTACAAAGATGGTAATTCTAAAGAAGATGTAATGAAAACAGCTTTAGGAAGAATCAACGAAACCAATGTAGGCTATTTATTAGACTTAGGCGGTTTTGGAGGTTCTATCGTTGTTGGGTTTGATCATACAGTTGTGAATGTTCCAGGAACAAGTGATTTTAGAGTGTATGGGGGAGATGTTACAAATCCGACAGTTGCAAAAGCCAATCCGCCTGCACCAGGATTGATTTATGTAGCTTATGACAAAAA
This portion of the Flavobacterium panacagri genome encodes:
- a CDS encoding YncE family protein, whose translation is MKKGFIKIIISLFTAIVLVSCREDETIFLSSDTNVAVPTNDGNIEGFYLLNEGNMGMNRASIDVFNYRTGNYTTDVYSERNPSVVKELGDVGNDIQIYGNKVYAVINVSNKVEVLEKWTAKRIKKIDIPNCRYVTFYKDKAYVSSYSGPVAINPNAEIGFVAEIDTTSLEIKRKVTVGYQPEQMVVHNGKLYVANSGGYRVPNYDRTVSVIDLETFTEIKKIDVGINLYSMEIDSRGDIYVSSRGDYYNTQPNLFVIDTKTDEKKMQLDIPALGMCLVDDLLYYYSVSWSYLTNSNKITYGILDTKTKKIISDKIITDGTDKKIMIPYGLQVNPETKEIYITDAQNYVVTGYIYCFTPDGRLKWKTTAGNIPAHIAFITKK
- a CDS encoding cell surface protein yields the protein MNQRFLKYCRLIVLAFVALLFLNCSGGDNDNPDSGGESVTNEFKTTRFSIISLSAKTNVSADALYNWTVESVSSENYSLVNTTSKEALFASTAEGTYEFKVVITDKGTTQTQKVMVIVTAETKELKTFISKVFEFKPAPGQFVNDLPVANDGDTADRVLTRANSYLAKKNGDLISLGAFGGYVVFGFDHSIVNLKGKRDFRVLGNAFWAEANPNQNAELRGGSSEAGVIMVSYDKNKNGLPDDEWYEIEGAGHKMEKTIRNYEITYYRPDPNKIPVPGGGTGTVTFTDLEYIYWKDNQGKDGYLAQNNAYNHSLEYWPKWLKDQASITFKGTRLPDNAVDESGNGSYYVQYAFLYGYADNAPNNDDDSAIDIDWAIDSSGKKVQLPAIDFVKVYNGLNQQAGWLGETSTEIMGATDLHLSGENIPTR
- a CDS encoding PKD domain-containing protein; protein product: MKKKVTQFLLLGFAFAFIGCSSDDKDENANVIDITLQEKYETPTFTVLDITASDAGATAKYEWIMTKNPVNQVTDSIVGDTKDLRFTAIYAGSYEFTLNVTADNKKGSKSTIVTVVNEASNFNPYITKIFDFDPAPGMLANDIYKDGNSKEDVMKTALGRINETNVGYLLDLGGFGGSIVVGFDHTVVNVPGTSDFRVYGGDVTNPTVAKANPPAPGLIYVAYDKNKNGKPDADEWYEIIGSQNAKSTTVKNFKVTYNKKAAGEPLVTSSALWTDYEHVYCENSKGDKYYLERPRGKKEFYPLWATQTSVSYEGLKLDVDFKTARAGQTTLWYSTPPEWGYVNAVNPDIDIDWAVDKNGNKANLPGIDFIKVVNCVSEPMGRCLQQSSMATVFAGAADLHIVKKYNLKQANK
- a CDS encoding TonB-dependent receptor, which codes for MYNLKKTLLTVFILGLPFWLHAQTEKDSSRVLKEVILKGKPYQEVIPVQSLSGVLLEKMASHNVADALRYFAGTQIKDYGGVGGLKTVDVRNMGTHHVGVFYDGIQLGNAQNGVTDLGKYSLDDMESLTMYNGQKSEIFQSAKDFASASAIYLKTKRPVFVGDKKTNLLVRYKTMSINYHDPSFRWEQKLSDKVSMSVSSEYIKSNGQYKFRYKRKNLDGTTAYDTTATRWNSDIEAFRFESGLYGKINKGSWDAKVYYYDSERGAPGAIVENKFRDGFRQFDKNFFGQAFLTKDVSEKYKFQLKGKFAYDYTHYIARDTTNVLGETVTEGVQSDDSYYQQETYFSAVNMYSILPTWDVSLSTDFQYNKLNATRRGIQTQFSFPTRYTALVSLATSYRYEGFKVLGNVLATRVIEEVKYNTKAPNKTEFTPALFLGYTPFKKYDFNLRAFAKRIFRMPTFNDLYYTMVGSSTLRPEYMNQYDVGFTYNFPVKESFLDKFSIQADVYYTYTKDKIVAAPTGNLFRWMMTNIGQVKGKGIETVVNLGTHIHKVNLDANLTYTYSQSQDFTKVSGLQMSSYGDQIPYTPWHSGSGILNAGYESWNFNYSFIYVGKRYNGNVNNIKVNEVQPWYTHDMAVQKSFLLNKYKLNATVEVNNAFNQQYEVIYNYPMPGRTFKFIIGFEL